From Arachis stenosperma cultivar V10309 chromosome 2, arast.V10309.gnm1.PFL2, whole genome shotgun sequence, one genomic window encodes:
- the LOC130961213 gene encoding uncharacterized protein LOC130961213, with product MSAQPGIVFLEEWLKRKCINPDKFVTRKSNSSSARAIIQAWAELRGSLQNSSFSQCHLQSLRTLVDSQTSLHVADPQARLVLGILSSSNISLPYESYPLFFRLLYIWVRKASKPTAAIIDSAMDVLSNLFSSQFDSGNCHAFFSESVLLLGSFSFASSAFESTKTFCLDLLSRVFVEKRQVLGSFTELLPDVLAGVGYALSSSVTVHYVTILDSLFEIWGTKDGPHGNISHGLMILYLTDWVMSNLINFQLLNKVHIFLQETFGTSKENYTPFVVFMAAAGVLRAANRSTSSGVKLDIVSRIRTCAVVCMEALVSDLVFQALRFKELRNDSKNRLLLQCVSLGLVRTGSFSSNSSFFVCLALALLTEMFPLPQLYESVFSSGRLKLNEVKEHVDSILFKEAGVITGIFCNQYLSADEENKNIVENFLWQYCQDVYFGYRQVALLLKGKANELLEVLEKIAESAFLMVVVFALAVTKHKLNSKFSQEMQMEVSLKILISFSCMEYFRHVRLPEYMETIRKVVATVNKNEYACTCFVNSMPSYSDLTNGPDQKSNYLWSKDEVQTARVLFYLRVIPTFIECLPSLAFKNMIAPTVFLYLEHPNGKVAQASHSLFAAFMSMGKESEENDIASFKEQLVFHYIQRSLLGYPGITPFEGMASGVVGLVQHVPAGSPATYYCIQSLVDKANQLCFEANVSEADAWKRQQGEPEPSKKLLGLILRLVFLVDIQVLPKLMQLLAQLVTKLPQDAQDAVLNELYSQVANSDDVIRKPTLVSWLQSLSYLCAMGTHQNAASKESESEENPTLARVADPSSRVRLTAQL from the exons ATGTCAGCACAACCTGGCATCGTGTTCTTGGAGGAATGGCTAAAGAGGAAATGTATCAATCCTGATAAATTTGTCACTAGAAAGTCTAATTCCTCATCTGCCAGAGCCATCATTCAGGCATGGGCTGAGCTCCGTGGCTCCCTTCAAAATTCATCATTTAGTCAATGTCATCTGCAATCTCTTAGAACCCTTGTTGATTCTCAAACCTCTCTCCATGTTGCTGACCCCCAAGCAAGACTTGTCCTTGGCATTCTTTCATCTTCGAACATTTCTCTTCCATATGAATCATATCCTCTTTTCTTTAGGCTTCTTTACATATGGGTACGAAAGGCTTCCAAGCCAACTGCTGCTATAATTGATTCTGCAATGGATGTCCTCTCTAACCTCTTCTCTTCTCAATTTGATTCTGGAAACTGTCATGCTTTCTTCTCTGAAAGTGTTCTCCTGTTGGGTTCCTTTTCTTTTGCATCTTCGGCATTTGAGAGTACAAAAACATTCTGTCTGGATTTACTCTCTAGAGTGTTTGTGGAGAAACGTCAGGTACTTGGTTCATTCACAGAACTTTTGCCTGATGTTTTAGCTGGAGTTGGTTATGCTTTATCATCTTCTGTGACTGTTCATTATGTTACAATATTGGATTCATTGTTTGAAATTTGGGGAACGAAAGATGGGCCTCACGGTAATATTTCTCATGGACTAATGATTCTGTATTTGACTGATTGGGTTATGTCAAACTTGATCAATTTCCAGCTTTTGAATAAAGTGCATATTTTTCTCCAAGAAACTTTTGGAACCTCTAAGGAAAACTACACTCCGTTTGTTGTTTTCATGGCTGCGGCTGGAGTTTTGAGAGCTGCAAATAGGTCTACATCAAGTGGTGTGAAATTGGACATTGTGTCTCGAATCAGAACTTGTGCAGTTGTTTGTATGGAAGCTTTAGTTAGTGATTTGGTTTTCCAGGCATTGAGATTCAAAGAGTTGAGAAATGATTCTAAAAACAGGCTTTTGCTTCAGTGTGTCTCGTTAGGATTGGTTCGAACTGGCTCTTTTTCGAGCAATTCCTCTTTCTTTGTTTGTCTTGCTTTGGCATTGTTAACTGAAATGTTTCCATTGCCCCAGTTGTATGAATCAGTGTTTAGTTCAGGCAGACTGAAGCTGAATGAAGTCAAAGAACATGTAGATAGTATCCTCTTCAAGGAAGCAGGAGTAATAACTGGGATTTTCTGCAATCAATATCTTTCAGCCGACgaagaaaataagaatataGTGGAAAACTTTTTATGGCAATATTGTCAGGATGTTTACTTTGGATATAGGCAAGTAGCTTTGCTTCTTAAAGGCAAGGCAAATGAGCTTCTTGAGGTTTTGGAAAAAATTGCTGAATCTGCTTTCCTTATGGTTGTAGTCTTTGCATTAGCTGTAACAAAGCATAAGTTGAACTCCAAATTTTCTCAAGAAATGCAAATGGAAGTTTCATTGAAGATACTAATATCATTTTCTTGCATGGAATATTTTCGCCATGTCCGCCTGCCAGAGTATATGGAAACTATTCGTAAAGTAGTTGCAACTGTAAATAAGAATGAGTATGCTTGTACATGTTTTGTGAATTCCATGCCTTCGTATTCTGACTTGACAAATGGCCCAG ACCAGAAATCCAATTATTTATGGTCGAAGGATGAAGTCCAAACAGCTCGAGTTTTATTTTACCTGCGAGTCATCCCAACTTTTATCGAGTGTTTGCCCAGCCTTGCATTCAAAAATATGATAGCTCCAACGGTGTTCTT ATACTTGGAGCACCCAAATGGAAAAGTAGCCCAAGCCTCTCATTCTTTGTTTGCGGCATTTATGTCTATGGGAAAGGAATCTGAAGAGAATGATATAGCATCATTCAAGGAGCAACTTGTTTTCCATTACATACAAAGATCTTTATTG GGATATCCGGGAATTACTCCTTTTGAGGGTATGGCTTCTGGGGTTGTAGGGCTGGTCCAACATGTTCCTGCTGGAAGCCCTGCCACTTATTATTGCATTCAGAGTCTTGTTGACAAAGCCAATCAACTATGTTTTGAAGCCAATGTTTCGGAGGCTGATGCATGGAAGAGGCAGCAAGGAGAGCCAGAACCAAGCAAGAAATTATTGGGCTTGATCCTGCGCCTAGTTTTTCTTGTTGATATACAA GTCTTGCCCAAGTTGATGCAACTGTTGGCCCAACTTGTTACCAAGTTGCCACAAGATGCACAAGATGCGGTTCTTAATGAGTTATATTCTCAAGTGGCAAATTCTGATGATGTCATTCGCAAACCCACATTGGTTTCATGGCTCCAGTCCTTGTCTTATCTTTGCGCAATGGGTACACATCAAAATGCAGCTTCCAAAGAGAGTGAAAGTGAAGAGAATCCAACTTTGGCACGTGTTGCAGACCCATCGAGCCGTGTTAGACTAACTGCACAACTTTAA